The following coding sequences are from one Gammaproteobacteria bacterium window:
- a CDS encoding PEP-CTERM sorting domain-containing protein, protein MTNTASAAQSFSFESTLNFFFDVTSVNQVVPVATFEAILASTGGFVALVTNETLDLGTQNDSGSYELMVSGAALSDFIGAAGDTFELCCTTFTGSTMTGGGNIDTTQQTQAACYADIAYTYSADAPVAQVPEPSSLWLFVVSILGFSGLRKRKSS, encoded by the coding sequence ATGACTAACACTGCATCTGCTGCACAATCATTTTCGTTTGAATCAACATTGAACTTTTTCTTTGATGTAACATCTGTAAATCAAGTTGTACCGGTTGCTACTTTTGAAGCCATTTTAGCCTCGACGGGTGGTTTTGTGGCCCTGGTGACAAATGAAACGTTAGATCTTGGTACTCAAAACGATAGCGGATCTTATGAGTTGATGGTGTCTGGTGCTGCACTTAGCGACTTTATTGGCGCAGCGGGTGATACCTTTGAACTTTGTTGTACGACGTTCACAGGTTCAACGATGACTGGTGGCGGTAACATTGATACTACTCAGCAAACTCAAGCTGCTTGTTATGCCGATATTGCTTATACATACTCTGCCGATGCTCCGGTTGCACAAGTGCCAGAGCCAAGTAGCTTATGGTTATTTGTTGTGAGTATTTTAGGTTTTTCTGGCTTGCGTAAAAGAAAATCGAGTTAA
- a CDS encoding choice-of-anchor E domain-containing protein gives MAVTDGVQANVITDSFTNSLETTKISQTGSLSMFDSTLGTLDSLILHYQVSQLATP, from the coding sequence ATTGCAGTAACTGACGGTGTTCAAGCTAATGTTATAACCGATAGCTTTACTAATAGCCTCGAAACAACAAAAATATCCCAAACAGGCTCATTATCAATGTTCGACAGTACATTAGGCACTTTAGACTCTTTAATTTTACATTATCAGGTGAGTCAATTAGCAACACCTTAA
- a CDS encoding FKBP-type peptidyl-prolyl cis-trans isomerase has product MSEYTTIEQRASYGVGRNMGEQLAANPFDGIDVSAVQQGIADAFNATDSKVSMDDLNAAFKEINERMQAAAAEKAGVMAEEGEAYLAENAKRAEITTTASGLQFEVITQGDGEKPTAESTVRVHYHGTLIDGSIFDSSVDRGQPAEFPVGGVIKGWTEALQLMATGTKYKLHIPHHLAYGEQGAGGAIAPFAALVFEVELLEIIA; this is encoded by the coding sequence ATGTCTGAATATACAACTATTGAACAACGTGCTAGCTATGGTGTAGGTCGTAACATGGGTGAGCAACTAGCTGCTAACCCTTTTGATGGTATTGACGTTAGCGCTGTTCAGCAAGGCATTGCCGATGCATTTAATGCAACTGATAGCAAAGTTAGCATGGACGACCTAAACGCAGCATTCAAAGAAATCAACGAACGCATGCAAGCCGCTGCCGCTGAAAAAGCCGGTGTTATGGCTGAAGAAGGCGAAGCTTACCTAGCTGAAAATGCTAAGCGTGCAGAAATCACTACTACGGCTTCTGGTCTACAGTTTGAAGTGATTACTCAAGGCGACGGCGAAAAGCCAACAGCTGAATCAACAGTACGTGTTCATTACCACGGTACCCTAATCGACGGTTCTATCTTCGATAGCTCTGTTGACCGTGGTCAGCCTGCTGAATTTCCAGTTGGCGGCGTAATCAAAGGTTGGACTGAAGCATTACAACTAATGGCTACAGGCACTAAATACAAGCTACATATCCCACATCACCTAGCTTACGGTGAGCAAGGTGCTGGCGGCGCAATCGCTCCTTTCGCCGCGTTAGTATTTGAAGTTGAATTACTAGAAATTATTGCTTAA
- a CDS encoding M48 family metallopeptidase, translated as MKKVILTVVAVAVLAGCQLTKSPTGRTQALMYSTGDMDSLGAQSFEEMKKKEKIVTSSRVNNYVKCIANAITAQVPSSYGVTNWEVVVFDSDQVNAFALPGGHIGVYTGLMKVATTPDQLAAVIGHEVGHVLANHSNERLSQNKLTSFGMQMASGAFDLGGVQNKGMWMQGLGLGAQYGIALPFGRTQESESDLIGLDLMAKAGFAPQQSVSLWQAMAKASGGNQPMEFLSTHPSNEHRINDLNKNMASAQSSYNQARAAGNRPNCKL; from the coding sequence ATGAAAAAAGTAATTTTAACCGTAGTGGCAGTAGCCGTATTAGCAGGTTGTCAATTAACCAAGAGTCCGACCGGACGCACTCAAGCGTTAATGTACTCTACTGGTGACATGGACAGCCTCGGCGCTCAATCTTTTGAAGAAATGAAAAAGAAAGAGAAAATAGTCACTTCTAGTCGCGTTAATAATTACGTTAAATGCATTGCTAACGCGATAACGGCTCAGGTGCCGAGCTCTTATGGTGTCACAAACTGGGAAGTGGTTGTTTTTGACTCTGACCAAGTGAATGCCTTTGCGTTACCTGGTGGTCATATCGGCGTGTATACCGGATTAATGAAGGTTGCGACTACGCCCGATCAATTGGCGGCGGTTATTGGTCATGAAGTGGGTCATGTACTGGCTAATCATTCTAATGAGCGGTTATCACAAAATAAGCTAACCAGCTTTGGGATGCAAATGGCCAGTGGCGCATTTGATTTAGGCGGTGTTCAAAATAAAGGGATGTGGATGCAAGGCTTAGGTCTTGGCGCGCAGTATGGCATTGCGTTACCTTTTGGCCGCACTCAAGAGAGTGAGTCTGATCTTATCGGCTTAGATCTCATGGCCAAAGCGGGATTTGCGCCACAGCAAAGCGTTTCGTTGTGGCAAGCAATGGCAAAAGCTTCTGGCGGCAATCAGCCAATGGAGTTTTTATCAACGCATCCCTCAAATGAGCATCGTATTAACGATTTAAATAAAAATATGGCCTCTGCACAGAGTTCATATAATCAAGCAAGAGCGGCGGGTAATCGTCCCAACTGTAAACTTTAA
- the dnaJ gene encoding molecular chaperone DnaJ: MSKRDYYEILGVAKTATDKELKKAYKRLAMKCHPDRNPDDATAVDKFKELQEAYDVLGDEQKRGAYDQYGHAGVDQSRGGGGPQDFGDVFGDMFGDIFGGGGAGGRGRQRGPARGADLRYNMELTLEEAVKGVSKDIQVPSLQGCDDCHGSGAKKGTSANTCGTCHGQGQVQMRQGFFAVQQACPTCRGKGKIIKDPCRTCYGEGRYEKTKTLAVKIPAGVDTGDRIRLTGEGEAGETGAPKGDLYVQVHVKEHAIFERDGNNLYCEVPISFSNAALGGDIEVPTLDGKVKLKVASETQSGRMFRLRGKGVKSVRSNSTGDLICKVVVETPVKLTEHQRKLLKEFDEAVNGSSKEHKPKAQGFFDGVKHFFDDLAK; this comes from the coding sequence ATGTCAAAACGTGATTATTATGAAATTTTGGGTGTTGCTAAAACTGCAACGGATAAAGAATTAAAAAAGGCGTACAAACGTCTTGCGATGAAATGTCATCCAGATCGTAACCCAGACGATGCAACCGCGGTTGATAAATTTAAAGAGCTGCAAGAAGCCTATGACGTTTTAGGCGATGAGCAAAAGCGCGGCGCGTATGATCAATACGGCCATGCTGGTGTTGATCAAAGCCGAGGCGGCGGTGGCCCACAAGATTTCGGTGACGTGTTTGGTGACATGTTTGGCGATATCTTTGGTGGCGGCGGCGCTGGTGGTCGTGGCCGTCAACGTGGTCCTGCTCGTGGTGCCGATTTACGTTACAACATGGAATTAACCCTTGAAGAAGCGGTTAAGGGTGTTAGTAAAGACATTCAAGTACCTTCACTGCAAGGCTGTGATGATTGTCATGGTAGTGGCGCTAAAAAAGGTACATCAGCTAATACTTGTGGTACCTGTCATGGTCAAGGCCAGGTTCAGATGCGTCAAGGGTTCTTTGCCGTTCAGCAGGCTTGTCCTACTTGTCGTGGTAAAGGCAAAATAATTAAAGATCCGTGTCGTACTTGTTACGGCGAAGGTCGTTATGAAAAAACCAAAACGTTAGCGGTTAAAATCCCAGCGGGTGTTGATACCGGCGACCGGATCCGTTTAACGGGTGAAGGTGAAGCGGGCGAAACTGGGGCGCCTAAAGGTGACTTATACGTTCAGGTTCATGTTAAAGAGCACGCTATTTTTGAGCGAGACGGTAACAACCTTTATTGTGAAGTGCCTATTTCGTTCTCTAATGCAGCACTTGGTGGTGACATTGAAGTACCAACCCTTGACGGTAAAGTTAAACTAAAAGTTGCTAGCGAAACTCAAAGTGGTCGAATGTTCCGACTACGCGGCAAAGGTGTTAAATCAGTACGTAGTAACAGCACTGGCGATTTAATTTGCAAAGTGGTTGTTGAAACTCCGGTTAAGCTGACTGAACATCAACGCAAGCTACTCAAAGAATTTGACGAAGCGGTGAATGGTTCTTCAAAAGAACATAAACCTAAAGCACAGGGTTTTTTCGACGGTGTGAAACACTTTTTTGATGACCTAGCCAAATAA
- the dnaK gene encoding molecular chaperone DnaK, with product MGRIIGIDLGTTNSCVAVLDGEKTRIIENAEGDRTTPSIIAYTENEVLVGQPAKRQAVTNPHNTLFAIKRLIGRRFEDEVVQRDVKIMPYNIVKADNGDAWVEAQDKKMAPPQVSAEILKKMKKTAEDYLGEEVTEAVITVPAYFNDAQRQATKDAGRIAGLDVKRIINEPTAAALAYGMDKKAGDNVVAVYDLGGGTFDISIIEIDEMDGEHTFEVLATNGDTHLGGEDFDSRLINYLVAEFKKDQGIDISNDPLALQRLKEAAEKAKIELSTTQQTEVNLPYITADATGPKHLAIKVTRAKLESLVEDLVERTLEPLRVALADSELSLSDIDDVILVGGQTRMPLVQQKVTEFFGKEPRKDVNPDEAVAMGAAVQGGVLSGDVTDVLLLDVTPLSLGIETMGGVMTNVITKNSTIPTKQAQTFSTAEDNQSAVTIHVCQGERKRASDNKSLGQFNLEGIRAAMRGTPQIEVTFDVDADGILHVSAKDKDTGQEQKITIKASSGLDEAEIEKMVRDAEANAEEDAKFEELVQARNQADGMVHATRKQVEEAGDDLPSDEKEKIEAALKELEDAAKSEDKEAIEAKTQALMEASAKLMEIAQAKAQAGAAPEGQAAEQAKSDDDVVDAEFEEVKEDDKK from the coding sequence ATGGGCAGAATTATCGGTATTGACTTAGGTACAACAAACTCTTGTGTGGCAGTATTAGACGGCGAAAAAACTCGCATCATTGAAAATGCTGAAGGCGATCGCACAACCCCTTCGATCATCGCTTACACTGAAAATGAAGTGTTAGTTGGTCAGCCAGCAAAACGTCAAGCGGTAACAAACCCACATAACACGTTATTCGCTATTAAGCGTTTAATTGGTCGTCGTTTTGAAGATGAAGTTGTACAACGTGATGTTAAAATCATGCCTTACAACATCGTTAAAGCAGACAACGGTGATGCATGGGTTGAAGCTCAAGACAAGAAAATGGCGCCGCCACAAGTTTCAGCTGAAATTCTTAAGAAAATGAAAAAGACTGCTGAAGACTATCTTGGTGAAGAAGTTACTGAAGCCGTAATCACAGTTCCTGCTTACTTTAACGATGCACAGCGTCAAGCAACTAAAGATGCGGGTCGTATTGCTGGTCTAGACGTTAAGCGTATTATCAACGAACCAACGGCTGCTGCTCTTGCTTATGGCATGGACAAAAAAGCGGGCGACAATGTTGTTGCTGTTTATGACCTTGGTGGTGGTACATTCGATATTTCAATCATCGAAATCGATGAAATGGATGGCGAGCACACGTTTGAAGTATTAGCAACTAACGGTGATACTCACCTAGGTGGTGAAGATTTCGATAGCCGTTTAATCAACTACCTAGTAGCAGAATTCAAGAAAGATCAAGGCATCGACATCAGCAATGATCCTTTAGCGCTTCAGCGTTTAAAAGAAGCTGCTGAAAAAGCTAAAATCGAATTATCTACAACACAACAGACTGAAGTTAACTTACCGTACATCACGGCTGACGCAACGGGTCCTAAGCACTTAGCCATTAAAGTTACTCGTGCAAAACTAGAATCACTGGTTGAAGACCTAGTTGAGCGTACTCTTGAGCCACTACGTGTTGCACTAGCTGATTCAGAACTAAGCCTAAGCGACATCGATGATGTTATCTTGGTTGGTGGTCAAACTCGTATGCCACTAGTACAACAGAAAGTTACTGAGTTCTTCGGTAAAGAGCCACGTAAAGACGTTAACCCAGACGAAGCAGTAGCAATGGGCGCAGCTGTACAAGGCGGCGTACTTTCTGGTGACGTAACTGACGTACTACTACTTGATGTTACTCCACTGTCTCTAGGTATCGAAACTATGGGCGGCGTGATGACTAACGTTATCACTAAAAACAGCACTATCCCGACTAAGCAAGCACAAACATTCTCAACTGCTGAAGACAATCAGTCTGCAGTAACGATTCATGTTTGTCAGGGCGAGCGTAAGCGCGCTAGCGATAACAAATCTCTAGGTCAATTTAATCTTGAAGGTATCCGTGCTGCAATGCGTGGCACACCGCAAATCGAAGTAACATTCGATGTTGATGCTGATGGTATCTTACACGTATCTGCGAAAGACAAAGATACGGGTCAAGAACAGAAAATCACTATCAAAGCCTCTTCAGGTCTAGACGAAGCTGAAATTGAAAAAATGGTTCGTGATGCAGAAGCTAATGCTGAAGAAGATGCGAAATTTGAAGAACTAGTTCAAGCACGTAACCAAGCTGACGGTATGGTTCACGCAACTCGCAAGCAAGTAGAAGAAGCGGGTGATGACTTACCAAGTGACGAAAAAGAGAAAATTGAAGCGGCACTTAAAGAGTTAGAAGACGCAGCGAAAAGCGAAGACAAAGAAGCTATCGAAGCTAAAACTCAAGCGTTAATGGAAGCTTCTGCTAAATTAATGGAAATTGCTCAAGCGAAAGCACAAGCCGGTGCAGCACCTGAAGGCCAAGCTGCAGAGCAAGCTAAGTCAGATGATGATGTAGTAGATGCTGAGTTTGAAGAAGTTAAAGAAGACGACAAAAAATAA